In Streptomyces sp. NBC_00433, a single genomic region encodes these proteins:
- a CDS encoding HAMP domain-containing protein — translation MESGASARGTVTRTKNGRSRAGGTVEVDSAALTKLLTALAAMRDGNFRRRLTVTGDGVMAEVAAVFNEVADRNQHLTGELARVRRVVGREGKLTERLETGACEGAWAAAIEASNALVDDLVRPVSEVGRVLSAVAEGDLEQRMDLRAQNTDGSAHPLRGEFLKVGRTVNGLVDQLSAFTDEVTRVASEVGTEGKLGGQAKVRGMAGSWKDLTDSVNTMAYRLTAQVRDIALVTTAVLKGDLSRKVTVHVAGEMLELKNTVNTMVDQLSSFSSEVTRVAREVGTEGELGGQAQVPGVAGVWKDLTDSVNLMAGNLTAQVRDIAQVTTAVANGDLTQKITIGARGEVAQLAETINAMTETLRTFADEVTRVAGEIGAEGQLGGQAQVPGAAGTWKDLTDSVNTAFRNLTAQVRDIAQVTTAVAGGDLSQKVTVDVSGEMLELKNTVNTMVDQLSAFGAEVTRVAREVGVEGILGGQAQVPGAAGTWKDLTDSVNTAFRNLTGQVRNIAQVTTAVANGDLSQKVTVDVSGEMLELKNTVNRMVDQLGSFAAQVTRMATDVGTEGRLGGQARVDGVSGTWKDLTDSVNFMAGNLTSQVRQIAQVTTAVARGDLSQKIDVDARGEILELKNTINTMVDQLSSFAEQVTRVAREVGTEGRLGGQAQVPGVAGVWRDLTDSVNFMAGNLTGQVRNIAQVATAVARGDLSQKIDVDARGEILELKNTLNTMVDQLSSFAEQVTRVAREVGTEGILGGQAEVKGVSGTWKDLTQSVNFMANNLTSQVRNIADVTSAVAQGDLSRKITVDAKGEILALVTTVNTMVDTLSAFGDEVTRVAREVGTEGQLGGQARVRDASGIWKDLTDNVNLMASNLTSQVRSISSVATAVANGDLTKKINVDARGEVAQLAETINTMVDTLSAFGDEVTRVAREVGTEGILGGQARVPGVSGTWKDLTESVNGMASNLTGQVRQIAQVTTAVARGDLSKKIDVDARGEILELKTTINTMVGQLSAFGDEVTRVAREVGTEGRLGGQARVPDVSGIWKDLTESVNLMANNLTSQVRNIAQVATAVTRGDLNLRIDVDAAGEILELQDYINTMIVRLRETTLANKEQDWLKGNLARISGLMQGRRDLGDVAALIMSELTPVVSAQHGAFFLAEDTMEVGEEYELQLRGSYGFSRRTMSTVFLPGEGLIGQAAVEKRSILIEHVPPGYLKITSGLGDSPPSHVIVLPVLFEGRVLGVIELAAFQPFTQIQKDFLNQITDIIAISVNTISVNTKTEGLLKQSQELTEQLQERSAELENRQRALQLSNAELEEKAELLARQNRDIEVKNTEIEEARQVLEERAEQLAVSMRYKSEFLANMSHELRTPLNSLLILAKLLADNADGNLSPKQVEFAETIHGAGSDLLQLINDILDLSKVEAGKMDVSPTRIALVQLVDYVEATFRPLTAEKGLDFSVRVSPELPVTLHTDEQRLLQVLRNLLSNAVKFTDSGSVELVIRPAGSEVPQSIREQLLEAGTLRDPDQPLIAFSVTDTGIGIAAGKMRVIFEAFKQADGTTSRKYGGTGLGLSISREIARLLGGEIHADSQPGRGSTFTLYLPLSLGEIPQAMPQLPSGDQDAAAAARTRSPGSSLARLRRRSAQPAPLPAGHGQHGSAHQPWPEEAQPAGYSGFSGGFSGEKVLIVDDDIRNVFALTSVLEQHGLTVLYAENGREGIEVLEQYDDVAIVLMDIMMPEMDGYATTTAIRKMPQFAGLPIIALTAKAMKGDREKSIESGASDYVAKPVDTDHLLTLMEEWMHAR, via the coding sequence GTGGAGTCTGGCGCATCGGCGCGGGGCACAGTCACGCGTACGAAGAACGGGCGTTCCCGGGCCGGCGGGACCGTAGAGGTCGATTCTGCCGCGCTCACCAAACTGCTCACCGCGCTTGCCGCGATGCGGGACGGCAATTTCCGCCGGCGCCTGACGGTGACCGGCGACGGGGTGATGGCTGAGGTCGCGGCCGTCTTCAACGAGGTCGCCGACCGCAACCAGCACCTCACGGGGGAGCTGGCACGGGTGCGCCGGGTCGTCGGACGTGAGGGAAAGCTCACGGAGCGGCTGGAGACCGGCGCCTGCGAGGGTGCCTGGGCGGCCGCCATCGAGGCGTCGAACGCGCTGGTGGACGACCTGGTGCGGCCGGTCTCCGAGGTGGGCCGGGTGCTGTCGGCGGTGGCCGAGGGCGACCTGGAGCAGCGGATGGACCTGCGCGCGCAGAACACGGACGGCTCCGCCCATCCGCTGCGCGGCGAATTCCTCAAGGTCGGCCGTACGGTCAACGGCCTGGTCGACCAGCTGTCCGCCTTCACCGACGAGGTGACCCGGGTGGCCAGCGAGGTCGGCACCGAGGGCAAACTCGGCGGGCAGGCGAAGGTCCGCGGCATGGCGGGGTCCTGGAAGGACCTGACGGACTCCGTCAACACCATGGCCTACCGGCTGACCGCGCAGGTCCGCGACATCGCGCTGGTGACGACCGCGGTGCTCAAGGGCGACCTGTCGCGCAAGGTCACCGTGCATGTCGCGGGCGAGATGCTGGAGCTGAAGAACACCGTCAACACGATGGTGGACCAGCTCTCCTCGTTCTCCTCCGAGGTGACCCGCGTCGCCCGGGAGGTCGGCACCGAGGGCGAGCTGGGCGGCCAGGCTCAGGTGCCCGGCGTGGCCGGGGTGTGGAAGGACCTCACCGACTCGGTGAACCTGATGGCCGGCAACCTGACGGCCCAGGTGCGGGACATCGCGCAGGTCACCACCGCGGTCGCGAACGGCGACCTGACGCAGAAGATCACGATCGGCGCGCGCGGCGAGGTCGCGCAGCTCGCCGAGACGATCAACGCGATGACCGAGACGCTGCGGACCTTCGCCGACGAGGTGACCAGGGTCGCCGGTGAGATCGGGGCCGAGGGCCAACTCGGCGGTCAGGCCCAGGTGCCGGGCGCGGCGGGCACGTGGAAGGACCTCACCGACTCGGTGAACACGGCCTTCCGCAACCTGACGGCCCAGGTGCGGGACATCGCCCAGGTGACGACGGCGGTCGCGGGCGGCGATCTGTCGCAGAAGGTCACCGTCGATGTCTCCGGCGAGATGCTGGAGTTGAAGAACACCGTCAACACGATGGTCGACCAGCTGTCGGCCTTCGGCGCCGAGGTGACGCGGGTGGCCCGCGAGGTCGGCGTCGAGGGCATCCTCGGCGGTCAGGCGCAGGTGCCGGGCGCCGCGGGGACGTGGAAGGACCTCACCGACTCGGTGAACACCGCCTTCCGCAACCTGACCGGGCAGGTCCGCAACATCGCGCAGGTCACCACGGCGGTCGCCAACGGCGATCTGTCGCAGAAGGTCACGGTGGACGTCTCCGGCGAGATGCTGGAGCTGAAGAACACCGTGAACCGGATGGTCGACCAGCTCGGCTCCTTCGCCGCCCAGGTGACCCGGATGGCCACCGACGTGGGCACGGAGGGCAGGCTCGGCGGCCAGGCGCGGGTGGACGGTGTCAGCGGCACCTGGAAGGACCTCACCGACTCCGTCAACTTCATGGCGGGCAACCTGACGTCGCAGGTGCGGCAGATCGCCCAGGTGACCACCGCGGTGGCCCGCGGCGACCTGTCGCAGAAGATCGACGTGGACGCGCGCGGGGAGATCCTGGAGCTGAAGAACACCATCAACACGATGGTGGACCAGCTGTCCTCCTTCGCCGAGCAGGTGACCCGGGTGGCCCGCGAGGTGGGCACCGAGGGACGGCTGGGCGGTCAGGCCCAGGTGCCGGGTGTCGCCGGTGTGTGGCGGGACCTGACCGACTCGGTGAATTTCATGGCCGGCAACCTGACCGGCCAGGTCCGCAACATCGCGCAGGTCGCGACGGCGGTCGCACGCGGCGACCTGTCGCAGAAGATCGACGTCGATGCTCGCGGCGAGATCCTCGAGCTGAAGAACACGCTGAACACGATGGTCGACCAGCTGTCGTCGTTCGCGGAGCAGGTGACCAGGGTCGCGCGCGAGGTGGGCACCGAGGGCATCCTGGGCGGCCAGGCCGAGGTGAAGGGGGTCAGCGGCACCTGGAAGGACCTGACCCAGTCCGTCAACTTCATGGCGAACAACCTGACCAGCCAGGTCCGCAACATCGCCGACGTCACCAGCGCGGTCGCCCAGGGCGACCTGTCGCGGAAGATCACGGTCGACGCCAAGGGCGAGATCCTGGCGCTGGTCACCACGGTGAACACGATGGTGGACACGCTGTCGGCCTTCGGTGACGAGGTGACCAGGGTGGCCCGCGAGGTGGGTACGGAGGGCCAGCTCGGCGGGCAGGCGCGGGTCCGCGACGCGTCGGGCATCTGGAAGGACCTCACCGACAACGTCAACCTGATGGCGAGCAACCTCACCAGCCAGGTGCGGTCGATCTCCTCGGTGGCCACCGCCGTCGCCAACGGCGACCTCACCAAGAAGATCAACGTGGACGCGCGCGGCGAGGTCGCGCAGCTCGCCGAGACCATCAACACGATGGTGGACACGCTGTCGGCCTTCGGTGACGAGGTGACCCGGGTCGCCCGCGAGGTGGGCACCGAGGGCATCCTCGGCGGCCAGGCGCGCGTGCCGGGCGTCAGCGGCACGTGGAAGGACCTCACGGAGTCCGTCAACGGCATGGCGTCCAACCTGACCGGCCAGGTGCGGCAGATCGCCCAGGTGACCACCGCGGTCGCCCGCGGCGACCTGTCCAAGAAGATCGACGTGGACGCCCGGGGCGAGATCCTGGAGCTGAAGACCACCATCAACACCATGGTCGGGCAGCTGTCCGCGTTCGGTGACGAGGTCACCCGCGTGGCGCGCGAGGTGGGTACGGAGGGCAGGCTCGGCGGCCAGGCGCGGGTGCCCGACGTGTCCGGCATCTGGAAGGACCTGACCGAGTCCGTCAACCTGATGGCCAACAACCTGACCAGCCAGGTGCGCAACATCGCGCAGGTGGCCACCGCGGTGACCCGCGGCGACCTCAACCTGCGGATCGACGTGGACGCGGCCGGCGAGATCCTGGAGCTGCAGGACTACATCAACACCATGATCGTCCGCCTCCGCGAGACCACGCTCGCCAACAAGGAGCAGGACTGGCTCAAGGGCAACCTGGCCCGTATCTCCGGCCTCATGCAGGGCCGCAGGGACCTCGGCGACGTGGCCGCGCTGATCATGAGCGAGCTGACCCCGGTGGTCTCCGCGCAGCACGGCGCCTTCTTCCTCGCCGAGGACACCATGGAGGTCGGCGAGGAGTACGAGCTCCAGCTGCGCGGCAGCTACGGCTTCTCGCGGCGCACCATGTCGACGGTCTTCCTGCCGGGCGAGGGGCTGATCGGGCAGGCGGCGGTGGAGAAGCGGTCGATCCTCATCGAGCATGTCCCGCCGGGTTACCTGAAGATCACCTCGGGTCTCGGCGACTCGCCGCCGTCGCATGTGATCGTGCTGCCGGTGCTGTTCGAGGGCCGGGTGCTGGGCGTCATCGAACTGGCCGCCTTCCAGCCGTTCACCCAGATCCAGAAGGACTTCCTCAACCAGATCACCGACATCATCGCGATCAGCGTCAACACCATCAGCGTCAACACCAAGACCGAGGGCCTGCTCAAGCAGTCGCAGGAGCTGACCGAGCAGCTGCAGGAGCGGTCGGCCGAGCTGGAGAACCGCCAGCGCGCCCTCCAGCTGTCGAACGCCGAACTGGAGGAGAAGGCCGAGCTGCTGGCCCGGCAGAACCGCGACATCGAGGTCAAGAACACCGAGATCGAGGAGGCCAGGCAGGTCCTGGAGGAGCGGGCCGAGCAGCTCGCCGTCTCGATGCGCTACAAGTCGGAATTCCTCGCCAACATGTCGCACGAGCTGCGCACCCCGCTCAACTCGCTGCTGATCCTGGCCAAGCTGCTGGCCGACAACGCCGACGGCAACCTGTCGCCCAAGCAGGTCGAGTTCGCCGAGACCATCCACGGCGCCGGATCGGACCTGCTGCAGCTGATCAACGACATCCTGGACCTGTCGAAGGTCGAGGCGGGCAAGATGGACGTCTCGCCGACCCGTATCGCGCTGGTGCAGCTGGTCGACTATGTGGAGGCCACCTTCCGGCCGCTGACCGCGGAGAAGGGCCTGGACTTCTCGGTGCGGGTCTCGCCGGAGCTGCCGGTCACCCTGCACACCGACGAACAGCGGCTGCTCCAGGTGCTGCGCAATCTGCTGTCGAACGCGGTGAAGTTCACCGACAGCGGCTCGGTGGAGCTGGTGATCAGGCCGGCCGGCAGCGAGGTGCCGCAGTCGATCCGCGAGCAGCTGCTGGAGGCCGGCACCCTGCGCGACCCCGACCAGCCGCTGATCGCGTTCTCGGTGACCGATACGGGTATCGGTATCGCGGCCGGCAAGATGCGGGTGATCTTCGAGGCGTTCAAGCAGGCCGACGGCACCACCAGCCGGAAGTACGGCGGTACGGGCCTTGGCCTGTCGATCAGCCGGGAGATCGCCCGGCTGCTCGGCGGCGAGATCCACGCCGACAGCCAGCCCGGCCGCGGCTCGACCTTCACGCTGTATCTGCCGCTGAGCCTCGGCGAGATCCCGCAGGCGATGCCGCAGCTGCCGTCGGGCGACCAGGACGCGGCGGCCGCGGCCCGTACGCGCAGCCCCGGCAGCAGCCTGGCCAGGCTCCGCCGCCGCTCCGCCCAGCCGGCTCCGCTGCCCGCCGGGCACGGGCAGCACGGAAGCGCGCACCAGCCGTGGCCCGAGGAGGCCCAGCCGGCCGGCTATTCGGGCTTCTCCGGCGGTTTCAGCGGCGAGAAGGTGCTGATCGTCGACGACGACATCCGCAACGTCTTCGCGCTCACCAGCGTCCTGGAGCAGCACGGCCTGACCGTGCTGTACGCCGAGAACGGGCGCGAGGGCATCGAGGTCCTCGAACAGTACGACGACGTCGCGATCGTGCTGATGGACATCATGATGCCGGAGATGGACGGTTATGCCACGACGACGGCTATCCGCAAGATGCCGCAGTTCGCGGGGCTGCCGATCATCGCGCTGACCGCGAAGGCGATGAAGGGCGACCGGGAGAAGAGCATCGAGTCCGGCGCGTCGGACTATGTCGCCAAACCGGTGGACACCGACCACCTGCTGACGCTGATGGAGGAGTGGATGCACGCCCGCTGA
- a CDS encoding response regulator has translation MVQKAKILLVDDRPENLLALEAILSALDQTLVRASSGEEALKALLTDDFAVILLDVQMPGMDGFETAAHIKRRERTRDIPIIFLTAINHGPHHTFRGYAAGAVDYISKPFDPWVLRAKVSVFVDLYMKNCQLREQAGLLRLQLEQGLPSGAEANGSKEPAGLLAELSARLAAVEEQAEALSKQLGESADAAAVATAAHLERKLTGLRRALDALEPGSSGGIVRQATGD, from the coding sequence ATGGTGCAGAAGGCCAAGATCCTCCTGGTCGATGACCGGCCGGAGAATCTGCTGGCGCTGGAGGCGATTCTCTCGGCGCTCGATCAGACTCTGGTCAGGGCATCGTCCGGGGAGGAAGCGCTCAAGGCGCTGCTCACCGACGATTTCGCGGTGATCCTGCTCGATGTCCAGATGCCGGGCATGGACGGGTTCGAGACCGCGGCGCACATCAAGCGGCGGGAGCGGACCCGGGACATCCCGATCATCTTCCTGACCGCGATCAACCACGGCCCGCACCACACCTTCCGGGGTTACGCGGCGGGCGCGGTCGACTACATCTCCAAGCCGTTCGACCCGTGGGTGCTGCGGGCCAAGGTGTCGGTCTTCGTCGACCTCTACATGAAGAACTGCCAGCTGCGCGAGCAGGCGGGACTGCTGCGGCTGCAGCTGGAGCAGGGCCTGCCCTCCGGGGCGGAGGCCAACGGCTCCAAGGAGCCCGCAGGCCTGCTGGCCGAGCTGTCCGCCCGGCTCGCGGCCGTCGAGGAGCAGGCCGAGGCGCTGAGCAAGCAGCTCGGCGAGTCCGCCGACGCGGCGGCCGTGGCGACCGCGGCCCACCTGGAGCGCAAGCTGACCGGGCTGCGCCGGGCGCTGGACGCGCTGGAGCCGGGCAGCAGCGGGGGTATCGTGCGGCAGGCCACCGGGGACTGA
- a CDS encoding DNA translocase FtsK, protein MAPRTSGTAKKAPAKPAAKKPAAKKAAAKPPAKKAAAAPKPAPKPAPSPTSGVYRMFRALWLGLAHTVGAVFRGIGRGARGLDPAHRKDGLGLLLLGLTLVVTAGTWSDLHGPVGDLVDMLVTGAFGRLDLLVPLLLGAVAVRVMRHPEQPEANGRIVIGLSALVIGALGLIHLACGAPTRSDGATALRDAGGLIGWAAGAPLVATVGSTLAVPLLLLVTAFGLLVVTATPVAAVPQRLRAVGARFGLYAPLPDSDAIPLEDFFDADEPDGMPGARGDEDESPVRRLPRKLSKAPAEPYDVDSDLGASGLSAADEPKPRRRPRRRPEPLPGAAQAGGPDAVDVAAQAAAALDGAVLHGLQPSPLVADLTTGIRKPVPAARAQEDTGSGVPDLTKHMADPGEPLPPRAEQLQLSGDITYALPSLDLLERGGPGRTRSAANDAVVASLSQVFKEFKVDAVVTGFTRGPTVTRYEVELGAAVKVERITALAKNIAYSVASPDVRIISPIPGKSAVGIEIPNSDREMVNLGDVLRSAEAAGEEHPMTVALGKDVEGGYVMANLAKMPHVLVAGATGSGKSSCINCLITSVMARATPDEVRMVLVDPKRVELTAYEGIPHLITPIITNPKRAAEALQWVVREMDLRYDDLAAYGFRHIDDFNAAVRSGKAKTPEGSERELTPYPYLLVIVDELADLMMVAPRDVEDSIVRITQLARAAGIHLVLATQRPSVDVVTGLIKANVPSRLAFATSSLADSRVILDQPGAEKLIGKGDGLFLPMGANKPIRMQGAYVTEDEVAKVVDHCKAQLTPAYRSDVTVGSGPKKEIDEEIGDDLDLLCQAAELVVSTQFGSTSMLQRKLRVGFAKAGRLMDLMESRGIVGPSEGSKARDVMVKADELDGVLTEIRGGA, encoded by the coding sequence ATGGCCCCACGTACGTCCGGCACCGCCAAGAAAGCCCCGGCGAAGCCTGCGGCCAAGAAGCCCGCGGCGAAGAAGGCCGCCGCCAAACCGCCCGCCAAGAAGGCGGCAGCGGCGCCCAAACCCGCGCCCAAACCGGCCCCTTCGCCGACCAGCGGCGTCTACCGGATGTTCCGGGCGCTGTGGCTCGGCCTGGCGCACACCGTCGGCGCGGTCTTCCGCGGCATAGGGCGCGGCGCCCGCGGCCTGGACCCCGCGCACCGCAAGGACGGCCTCGGCCTGCTGCTGCTCGGCCTGACCCTGGTGGTCACGGCCGGCACCTGGTCCGATCTGCACGGCCCGGTCGGCGACCTGGTCGACATGCTGGTCACCGGCGCCTTCGGCCGCCTCGACCTGCTGGTGCCGCTGCTGCTCGGCGCGGTCGCCGTCCGCGTGATGCGGCACCCCGAGCAGCCCGAGGCGAACGGCCGGATCGTGATCGGCCTGTCCGCCCTGGTCATCGGCGCGCTCGGGCTGATCCACCTGGCGTGCGGCGCACCGACCCGCAGCGACGGCGCCACCGCGCTGCGCGACGCCGGCGGCCTGATCGGCTGGGCCGCCGGCGCCCCGCTGGTCGCCACGGTCGGGTCCACCCTGGCCGTGCCGCTGCTGCTCCTCGTCACGGCCTTCGGGCTGCTGGTGGTCACCGCCACCCCGGTCGCCGCCGTACCGCAGCGGCTGCGCGCCGTCGGCGCCAGGTTCGGCCTCTACGCCCCGCTGCCGGACTCGGACGCCATACCGCTTGAGGACTTCTTCGACGCCGACGAGCCGGACGGCATGCCCGGCGCCCGCGGCGACGAGGACGAGTCACCGGTCCGCCGGCTGCCCAGGAAGCTCAGCAAGGCCCCGGCCGAGCCGTACGACGTCGACAGCGACCTCGGGGCCTCCGGCCTGTCGGCCGCCGACGAGCCCAAGCCGCGCCGTAGGCCCCGCCGCCGCCCCGAGCCGCTGCCGGGGGCCGCGCAGGCCGGGGGGCCCGACGCGGTGGACGTGGCCGCGCAGGCGGCGGCGGCGCTGGACGGCGCGGTCCTGCACGGGCTGCAGCCGTCGCCGCTGGTCGCCGACCTGACCACCGGCATCAGGAAGCCGGTGCCCGCCGCCCGCGCGCAGGAGGACACCGGCTCCGGCGTCCCCGACCTCACCAAGCACATGGCGGACCCCGGCGAGCCGCTGCCGCCGCGTGCCGAGCAGCTGCAGCTGTCCGGCGACATCACCTACGCGCTGCCCTCGCTGGACCTGCTGGAGCGCGGCGGCCCTGGCCGCACCCGCAGCGCCGCCAACGACGCGGTGGTCGCCTCGCTGAGCCAGGTCTTCAAGGAATTCAAGGTCGACGCGGTCGTGACCGGCTTCACCCGCGGCCCGACCGTCACCCGCTACGAGGTGGAGCTGGGCGCCGCGGTCAAGGTCGAGCGGATCACCGCCCTGGCCAAGAACATCGCCTACTCAGTCGCCAGCCCCGACGTGCGGATCATCAGCCCCATCCCCGGCAAGTCCGCGGTCGGCATCGAGATCCCCAACAGCGACCGCGAGATGGTCAACCTCGGCGACGTGCTGCGCTCGGCGGAGGCCGCGGGCGAGGAGCACCCGATGACGGTCGCGCTCGGCAAGGACGTCGAGGGCGGCTACGTGATGGCCAACCTCGCCAAGATGCCGCACGTCCTGGTCGCGGGCGCCACCGGCTCCGGCAAGTCGTCCTGCATCAACTGCCTGATCACCTCGGTGATGGCCCGCGCCACCCCGGACGAGGTCCGCATGGTGCTGGTCGACCCCAAGCGCGTCGAGCTGACCGCGTACGAAGGCATCCCGCACCTGATCACCCCGATCATCACCAATCCCAAGCGGGCCGCGGAGGCCCTCCAGTGGGTGGTGCGCGAGATGGACCTGCGCTACGACGACCTGGCCGCGTACGGCTTCCGGCACATCGACGACTTCAACGCCGCCGTGCGCTCGGGGAAGGCCAAGACCCCCGAGGGCAGCGAGCGCGAGCTGACGCCGTATCCGTACCTGCTGGTCATCGTGGACGAGCTGGCCGACCTGATGATGGTCGCGCCGCGCGACGTCGAGGACTCCATCGTGCGGATCACCCAGCTGGCCAGGGCCGCCGGCATCCACCTGGTGCTCGCCACCCAGCGGCCCAGCGTCGACGTGGTCACCGGCCTGATCAAGGCCAACGTGCCGTCCCGGCTGGCCTTCGCGACCTCCTCGCTGGCCGACAGCCGGGTCATCCTCGACCAGCCGGGCGCCGAGAAGCTGATCGGAAAAGGCGACGGGCTGTTCCTGCCGATGGGCGCGAACAAGCCGATCCGCATGCAGGGCGCCTACGTCACCGAGGACGAGGTCGCCAAGGTCGTGGACCACTGCAAGGCCCAGCTCACCCCGGCCTACCGCAGCGACGTCACCGTCGGCAGCGGCCCGAAGAAGGAGATCGACGAGGAGATCGGCGACGACCTGGACCTGTTGTGCCAGGCCGCGGAGCTGGTGGTCTCCACCCAGTTCGGCTCGACATCGATGCTCCAGCGCAAACTGCG